The following proteins come from a genomic window of Natronosalvus vescus:
- a CDS encoding MATE family efflux transporter has protein sequence MTDGGGERGDDSSGVDGGSSGGDGTSSGDPSGSDDDVSVGSNGDATSDSSTEASSDSTGDEAPRDSITEGSLVRPLFHLAWPIVVIQLLQVTYNVVDTLYLGRLSAEAVGAISLAFPLIFLLIAVAGGFTTAGAILVAQYTGASGDRSAGLVAGQTLSFVAFLSVFIGVGGYFYTRPALELLPSDPDTAATVIPLAADYMEIIFLGIPLMFGFFVFSALMRGYGDTRTPMLVMVVSVVINVVLDPFLIFGFADNPLFTWLGLQGLEAAIYAQTGFTGFGIQGAALATILARGVATGIGLWILFTTASGPAVTLEHLYPDLEFILDIVRLGVPSTLEQTTSAMAMITLTAMVVTFSPPVVAAYGLGNRLISLVFLPAMGLGRAIDTMVGQNLGADRSDRAERSVWLAASTGAGVMLVVAVIAVAFTEPIVSVFLGDVPDAPATIAYGVEYVQIRSVEFAFIGVSQVILGAFRGAGNTKTAMVISMLTLWVGRVVSVLVLALSWSITLPVVGITVAALDWGATGIWVGMALGNVLGAIVGVVWFTRGTWKEKYIDDADVEDEPTRAADGQELEGTPQED, from the coding sequence GTGACCGACGGTGGAGGGGAACGCGGGGACGACTCGAGCGGGGTCGACGGTGGCTCGAGCGGGGGTGACGGTACCTCGAGCGGCGACCCGTCCGGTTCGGACGATGACGTCTCGGTTGGTTCGAACGGCGACGCCACGTCCGATTCGAGTACTGAGGCGTCGTCCGACTCGACCGGCGACGAAGCTCCTCGAGACTCGATCACCGAGGGGAGTCTCGTTCGCCCGCTCTTTCACCTCGCCTGGCCCATCGTCGTCATTCAGCTGTTGCAGGTCACCTACAACGTCGTCGACACCCTCTATCTCGGCCGGCTCTCCGCCGAGGCCGTCGGCGCGATCAGCCTCGCGTTCCCCCTGATCTTCCTGCTGATCGCCGTCGCCGGCGGCTTCACCACCGCGGGGGCGATCCTGGTCGCCCAGTACACCGGCGCGAGCGGCGACCGCTCGGCCGGCCTCGTCGCCGGGCAAACGCTCTCGTTCGTCGCCTTCCTCTCGGTGTTCATCGGCGTCGGTGGCTACTTCTACACCCGCCCGGCGCTCGAGTTGCTCCCCAGCGACCCGGACACGGCCGCGACCGTGATCCCGCTCGCCGCCGACTACATGGAGATCATCTTCCTGGGGATCCCCCTCATGTTCGGCTTCTTCGTCTTCTCCGCGTTGATGCGGGGGTACGGCGACACCCGAACACCGATGCTCGTGATGGTCGTCTCGGTCGTCATCAACGTCGTCCTCGACCCGTTCCTCATCTTCGGCTTCGCCGACAACCCGCTGTTCACCTGGCTCGGCCTCCAGGGGCTCGAGGCTGCCATCTACGCCCAGACCGGCTTCACCGGCTTCGGCATCCAGGGGGCCGCCCTGGCGACGATCCTCGCCCGCGGCGTGGCGACCGGGATCGGCCTCTGGATTCTCTTCACGACGGCCAGTGGCCCGGCCGTCACCCTCGAGCACCTGTACCCGGATCTCGAGTTTATTCTGGATATCGTCCGTCTGGGCGTTCCAAGTACGCTCGAACAGACCACGAGCGCGATGGCCATGATCACGCTGACGGCGATGGTCGTCACGTTCTCACCGCCGGTCGTCGCCGCCTACGGGCTCGGCAACCGGCTGATCTCGCTCGTCTTCCTGCCAGCGATGGGGTTGGGTCGGGCGATCGACACGATGGTAGGCCAGAACCTCGGGGCCGACCGGAGCGACCGCGCCGAGCGCTCGGTTTGGCTCGCCGCCTCGACGGGTGCCGGGGTGATGCTCGTCGTCGCCGTGATCGCGGTTGCGTTCACCGAACCGATCGTCAGCGTCTTCCTCGGGGACGTCCCCGACGCGCCAGCGACGATCGCCTACGGAGTCGAGTACGTCCAGATTCGCTCCGTCGAGTTCGCCTTCATCGGCGTCTCACAGGTAATCCTCGGGGCGTTCCGTGGCGCCGGGAACACGAAGACCGCTATGGTGATATCGATGCTCACGCTGTGGGTCGGCCGCGTCGTGAGCGTCCTCGTCCTGGCGCTGTCGTGGTCGATCACGCTCCCCGTCGTGGGAATCACCGTCGCCGCACTCGACTGGGGGGCGACCGGTATCTGGGTCGGCATGGCCCTCGGCAACGTCCTCGGTGCCATCGTCGGCGTCGTCTGGTTCACTCGCGGCACGTGGAAGGAGAAGTACATCGACGACGCCGATGTCGAAGACGAGCCGACCCGAGCGGCGGATGGACAGGAACTCGAAGGGACACCACAGGAAGACTAG
- a CDS encoding PLD nuclease N-terminal domain-containing protein — translation MSTLLLVALVFIPVFVLVLLSAFTYYDATDIGMKNPRRWALIVLFVPVYGFIIYLLTRSELDYDPETDPYRDGAVNVHPSRADEVPWDVRGRERVSEADSHAESESEAEDRTNSQGGVERY, via the coding sequence ATGAGCACGCTGTTGCTCGTCGCACTCGTCTTCATCCCGGTGTTCGTCCTCGTTTTACTGTCGGCGTTCACCTACTACGACGCGACCGACATCGGCATGAAGAATCCGCGCCGGTGGGCGTTGATTGTCCTGTTCGTCCCCGTGTATGGCTTCATCATCTATCTGCTAACCCGGAGCGAACTCGACTACGATCCGGAAACCGATCCCTACCGGGACGGAGCGGTCAACGTCCACCCGTCTCGAGCCGACGAGGTGCCGTGGGACGTCCGCGGCCGCGAGAGAGTGTCCGAAGCCGACTCTCACGCTGAATCGGAATCAGAAGCCGAAGACCGGACGAACTCACAGGGCGGCGTAGAGAGGTACTAG
- the hisG gene encoding ATP phosphoribosyltransferase, which translates to MRIAVPNKGRLHDPTIDLLERAGLHLENGAARKLYADTVDPEVTILFARAADIPEYIADGAADIGITGLDQMREANVESVDELLDLAFGRCRLVLAAPEDGDIDTVDALEGKTVATEFPNVTRAFFAEHGLSPTIVEVTGATELTPHVEMADAIVDITSTGTTLKMNRLAIIEEVLASSVRLFAHEDVREEPKVQEIKTALSSVLAADGKRYLMMNVPRDRLEDVRDVIPGMGGPTIMDIANGGGEKVAVHAVVDERDVFETITEVKTAGASDILVTEIERLVE; encoded by the coding sequence ATGCGTATCGCCGTCCCCAACAAGGGCCGCCTGCACGATCCGACGATCGACTTACTCGAGCGGGCCGGTCTCCATCTGGAGAACGGGGCCGCCAGGAAACTGTACGCCGACACCGTCGACCCCGAGGTGACGATCCTCTTCGCTCGAGCTGCCGACATCCCCGAGTACATCGCCGACGGTGCGGCCGACATCGGGATCACGGGCCTCGATCAGATGCGAGAGGCGAACGTCGAGTCCGTCGACGAGTTACTCGACCTCGCGTTCGGGCGCTGTCGCCTCGTCCTCGCCGCTCCCGAAGACGGTGACATCGACACCGTCGACGCGCTCGAGGGAAAAACCGTCGCCACGGAGTTCCCCAACGTCACCCGCGCATTCTTCGCGGAGCACGGCCTCAGCCCGACGATCGTCGAAGTGACGGGCGCGACCGAACTCACTCCCCACGTCGAGATGGCCGACGCAATCGTCGACATAACGAGCACGGGGACGACGCTCAAAATGAACCGCCTCGCCATCATCGAGGAGGTGCTCGCGAGTTCCGTCCGGCTGTTCGCCCACGAGGACGTCCGCGAGGAGCCGAAAGTTCAGGAGATTAAAACGGCGCTCTCGTCCGTCCTCGCCGCCGACGGCAAGCGCTACCTGATGATGAACGTCCCCAGGGATCGACTCGAGGACGTTCGCGACGTGATCCCCGGGATGGGTGGGCCGACGATCATGGACATCGCCAACGGCGGCGGCGAGAAGGTGGCCGTCCACGCCGTCGTCGACGAACGGGACGTTTTCGAGACGATTACCGAGGTCAAAACGGCCGGCGCGAGCGATATTCTCGTCACCGAAATCGAACGCCTCGTCGAATAG